Proteins encoded by one window of Bacillus rossius redtenbacheri isolate Brsri chromosome 3, Brsri_v3, whole genome shotgun sequence:
- the LOC134530241 gene encoding serine/threonine-protein kinase greatwall isoform X1 — translation MAFDSNTICKEKNNFVEGSILDTIISKTKDSVKAPEIEDFEIIKPISRGAFGKVFLGCKKNAPDNLYAIKVMKKCEMINKNMVSQVVTERNALALSSSPFCVQLFYSLQSPSCVFLVMEYMVGGDLKSLLGTYSYFEEPMAVFYAAEVILALQYLHAHGIVHRDLKPDNILVSAQGHIKLSDFGLSRINLHRDLEMSDLMNCTPTTLVSRTPGQLLSLTSHLSFGSGNNYPCWMALDKGSSSSNSPSKVFLEKNEDMSQHSEVGWPTSPQPMSISCVSSDPALSPPGSAQVSPLAGRLGDGPSPTAFKRPGAAGRKRAVSADGSPRATGVTQELVLLDITNTYSSTPLKRRRATSPVKKGVLKKRGLARDTGEAPHMFSTPVSSLVKTTRFDLPDSIVITPPSGLGEAQQGCGLFSPIMPAGCPAPSAQFQTPKAVRLGKQASDQRVLGTPDYLAPELLLQQGHGSAVDWWSLGVCLYEFLMGFLPFNAETPQAVFNNILKRAIPWPSEDEWELSSDARAAIDALLTLDPLQRPSGGQVRGMPLFSGLDWSNLLRAEPPFVPHPDSSADTCYFQRRNILQQLNVSNIEF, via the exons ATGGCTTTTGATAGTAATACGATTTGTAAAGAAAAGAATAATTTTGTTGAGGGTTCAATTTTGGACACAATAATTTCAAAAACGAAAGATAGTGTAAAG GCTCCAGAAATTGAAGACTTTGAAATCATCAAACCAATTAGCAGAGGAGCTTTCGG GAAGGTGTTCCTTGGGTGTAAAAAAAATGCACCTGATAACTTGTATGCTATAAAGGTGATGAAGAAATGTGAAATGATAAACAAGAATATGGTCAGCCAGG TCGTCACGGAACGCAATGCCCTGGCCTTGTCCAGCAGCCCCTTCTGTGTGCAGCTCTTCTACTCCCTGCAGTCACCGTCGTGTGTGTTTCTG GTGATGGAGTACATGGTTGGGGGCGACCTGAAGTCCCTGCTCGGGACGTACTCGTACTTCGAGGAGCCCATGGCGGTGTTCTATGCTGCGGAGGTCATCCTGGCCTTGCAGTACCTGCACGCCCACGGGATCGTGCACCGCGACCTCAAGCCTGACAACATACTCGTCTCCGCTCAGGGGCACATCAAGCTGTCGGACTTCGGCCTCAGCCGCATCAACCTGCATAGAG aTCTGGAGATGTCAGACCTCATGAACTGCACGCCAACCACGCTGGTCAGCCGCACCCCTGGGCAGCTACTGTCTCTCACATCACACCTTTCTTTT GGTTCGGGGAACAATTACCCGTGTTGGATGGCACTGGACAAGGGCAGCTCGTCATCAAATTCCCCAAGCAAAG tgttTTTGGAGAAGAACGAGGACATGTCGCAGCACAGCGAGGTGGGGTGGCCGACCTCCCCTCAGCCAATGAGCATATCCTGCGTGTCTAGCGACCCGGCGCTCTCTCCGCCCGGCTCGGCTCAGGTGAGCCCCCTCGCCGGCCGCCTGGGCGACGGCCCCAGCCCCACGGCCTTCAAGCGGCCTGGCGCGGCCGGGCGCAAGCGGGCGGTGTCGGCCGACGGCTCGCCACGGGCGACCGGCGTCACGCAGGAGCTGGTGCTGCTCGACATCACCAACACCTACAGCAGCACGCCGCTGAAGCGCCGCCGGGCGACCAGCCCCGTCAAGAAGGGCGTGCTGAAGAAGCGGGGCCTGGCGCGTGACACAGGGGAGGCACCCCACATGTTCTCCACCCCCGTTTCCAGTCTGGTGAAGACCACCCGCTTCGACCTGCCCGACAGCATAGTCATCACCCCTCCCAGCGGT CTGGGCGAGGCACAGCAGGGGTGTGGGCTGTTCAGCCCTATCATGCCGGCTGGCTGCCCCGCCCCAAGCGCACAGTTCCAGACCCCGAAGGCGGTGCGACTGGGCAAGCAGGCCAGCGACCAGCGGGTCCTCGGCACGCCCGATTACCTCGCCCCGGAGCTGTTGCTGCAGCAAGGACACG GATCAGCAGTTGATTGGTGGTCACTCGgggtctgcctttacgagtttttgATGGGGTTCCTGCCCTTCAACGCGGAAACCCCTCAAGCTGTGTTCAACAACATTCTCAAAAGAG CCATCCCGTGGCCGAGCGAGGACGAGTGGGAACTGTCGAGCGACGCCCGGGCGGCCATCGACGCGCTGCTCACGCTGGACCCGCTGCAGCGGCCGAGCGGCGGCCAGGTGCGGGGCATGCCGCTCTTCTCCGGCCTCGACTGGAGCAACCTGCTTCGTGCTGAGCCTCCCTTCGTCCCGCACCCGGACAGCAGCGCCGACACCTGCTACTTCCAGC GTCGCAACATCCTGCAACAGTTGAATGTTTCCAACATAGAGTTTTAA
- the LOC134530241 gene encoding serine/threonine-protein kinase greatwall isoform X2 — translation MEYMVGGDLKSLLGTYSYFEEPMAVFYAAEVILALQYLHAHGIVHRDLKPDNILVSAQGHIKLSDFGLSRINLHRDLEMSDLMNCTPTTLVSRTPGQLLSLTSHLSFGSGNNYPCWMALDKGSSSSNSPSKVFLEKNEDMSQHSEVGWPTSPQPMSISCVSSDPALSPPGSAQVSPLAGRLGDGPSPTAFKRPGAAGRKRAVSADGSPRATGVTQELVLLDITNTYSSTPLKRRRATSPVKKGVLKKRGLARDTGEAPHMFSTPVSSLVKTTRFDLPDSIVITPPSGLGEAQQGCGLFSPIMPAGCPAPSAQFQTPKAVRLGKQASDQRVLGTPDYLAPELLLQQGHGSAVDWWSLGVCLYEFLMGFLPFNAETPQAVFNNILKRAIPWPSEDEWELSSDARAAIDALLTLDPLQRPSGGQVRGMPLFSGLDWSNLLRAEPPFVPHPDSSADTCYFQRRNILQQLNVSNIEF, via the exons ATGGAGTACATGGTTGGGGGCGACCTGAAGTCCCTGCTCGGGACGTACTCGTACTTCGAGGAGCCCATGGCGGTGTTCTATGCTGCGGAGGTCATCCTGGCCTTGCAGTACCTGCACGCCCACGGGATCGTGCACCGCGACCTCAAGCCTGACAACATACTCGTCTCCGCTCAGGGGCACATCAAGCTGTCGGACTTCGGCCTCAGCCGCATCAACCTGCATAGAG aTCTGGAGATGTCAGACCTCATGAACTGCACGCCAACCACGCTGGTCAGCCGCACCCCTGGGCAGCTACTGTCTCTCACATCACACCTTTCTTTT GGTTCGGGGAACAATTACCCGTGTTGGATGGCACTGGACAAGGGCAGCTCGTCATCAAATTCCCCAAGCAAAG tgttTTTGGAGAAGAACGAGGACATGTCGCAGCACAGCGAGGTGGGGTGGCCGACCTCCCCTCAGCCAATGAGCATATCCTGCGTGTCTAGCGACCCGGCGCTCTCTCCGCCCGGCTCGGCTCAGGTGAGCCCCCTCGCCGGCCGCCTGGGCGACGGCCCCAGCCCCACGGCCTTCAAGCGGCCTGGCGCGGCCGGGCGCAAGCGGGCGGTGTCGGCCGACGGCTCGCCACGGGCGACCGGCGTCACGCAGGAGCTGGTGCTGCTCGACATCACCAACACCTACAGCAGCACGCCGCTGAAGCGCCGCCGGGCGACCAGCCCCGTCAAGAAGGGCGTGCTGAAGAAGCGGGGCCTGGCGCGTGACACAGGGGAGGCACCCCACATGTTCTCCACCCCCGTTTCCAGTCTGGTGAAGACCACCCGCTTCGACCTGCCCGACAGCATAGTCATCACCCCTCCCAGCGGT CTGGGCGAGGCACAGCAGGGGTGTGGGCTGTTCAGCCCTATCATGCCGGCTGGCTGCCCCGCCCCAAGCGCACAGTTCCAGACCCCGAAGGCGGTGCGACTGGGCAAGCAGGCCAGCGACCAGCGGGTCCTCGGCACGCCCGATTACCTCGCCCCGGAGCTGTTGCTGCAGCAAGGACACG GATCAGCAGTTGATTGGTGGTCACTCGgggtctgcctttacgagtttttgATGGGGTTCCTGCCCTTCAACGCGGAAACCCCTCAAGCTGTGTTCAACAACATTCTCAAAAGAG CCATCCCGTGGCCGAGCGAGGACGAGTGGGAACTGTCGAGCGACGCCCGGGCGGCCATCGACGCGCTGCTCACGCTGGACCCGCTGCAGCGGCCGAGCGGCGGCCAGGTGCGGGGCATGCCGCTCTTCTCCGGCCTCGACTGGAGCAACCTGCTTCGTGCTGAGCCTCCCTTCGTCCCGCACCCGGACAGCAGCGCCGACACCTGCTACTTCCAGC GTCGCAACATCCTGCAACAGTTGAATGTTTCCAACATAGAGTTTTAA